From a single Candidatus Bipolaricaulota bacterium genomic region:
- the polA gene encoding DNA polymerase I: MPTYKEILHLPSDPERSRILLFDGHSLAYRAFYGIPELTTRDGRPVNAIYGFLRVLLKTMREFPSAYAGVAFDAGGETYRHRLLPAYKATRVEIPDELAVQLTPLGELLDALGIPVIAREGVEADDLLGAIARRAADKGLTVLITSSDKDLAQLVGDHIFLIRPAGRRPTGEIELFDAGKVIEKYGVPPARIVDYLALIGDSSDNIPGVPGVGPKTAAKLLQEFGDLDSVLKNADKVRNARVRKALQAHAADAVLARDLVALKLETEVGEVPDDYALRGIDVDRLRTILSDLEFHSILNELDLGSVAPTAPPPGKEAEYRAVLTEAELDALAQELAGVDEFSLDLETTSRDPMRARIVGIAISPRPYVGYYIPVGHDYLGAPAQLSLAHVLDRLRPLIEGEAPRIIGQNLKYDIIVLHRAGVSPRGVSFDAMIASHLARPEERHHNLEEIARHYLNYEMLSYKELAGKEGKIEQVPVEQAVFYAAEDAEIVYRVKRPLEEAMEKAGATKLFREVEVPLISVLARMEQNGILVDREVLAAQGREIRAKLAIIERDLYEIAGEEFNPNSPKQVAAVLFDHLGLPVIEKTKTGPSTSARVLAELAAQHPLPGKLIEYRELEKLLSTYIDRLPAAINPETGRIHTSFHQTSTATGRLSSSDPNLQNIPTRTEIGERIRRAFVAPDGSLLIGADYSQIELRLLAHFSGDPALIEAFKQGKDLHRMTASRIFAIPEDAVTEKLRDAAKRINFGIIYGISPFGLARELGISRGEAKDYIDRFFAAYPRAKEFIDELIARATERGYAETILGRRRPLPHLKSNNVPRRNFDKRNAVNTPIQGSAADLIKLAMLKLDRLIEAGKLKAKMLLQIHDELIFEAREEDVPQASELIKQEMEGVMELRVPLTCKVKSGHNWAEI, from the coding sequence ATGCCTACCTATAAGGAGATTCTGCACCTTCCGTCCGATCCGGAACGATCCCGGATCCTCCTGTTCGACGGGCACTCCCTCGCCTACCGCGCGTTCTACGGGATCCCGGAGCTCACCACCCGCGACGGCCGGCCGGTGAACGCGATCTATGGTTTCCTGCGCGTCCTGCTGAAGACGATGCGTGAGTTCCCCTCCGCCTACGCCGGGGTGGCATTCGACGCCGGTGGGGAGACCTACCGCCACCGCCTCCTCCCCGCGTACAAGGCGACGCGGGTGGAGATCCCGGACGAGCTCGCGGTGCAGCTCACCCCGCTTGGGGAGCTCCTGGACGCACTTGGGATCCCGGTGATCGCCCGCGAGGGGGTGGAGGCGGACGACCTCCTCGGCGCGATTGCCCGCCGCGCCGCGGACAAGGGCTTGACCGTGCTGATCACCAGCTCGGACAAGGACCTCGCCCAGCTCGTGGGCGATCATATCTTCCTCATCCGCCCGGCCGGCCGCCGCCCGACCGGGGAGATCGAGCTGTTCGATGCGGGAAAGGTCATCGAGAAGTACGGGGTCCCACCGGCCCGGATCGTCGACTACCTCGCCCTGATCGGGGATTCGTCGGACAACATCCCCGGGGTTCCCGGTGTCGGGCCGAAGACAGCGGCCAAGCTCCTGCAGGAGTTCGGAGACCTCGATTCCGTGTTGAAAAACGCCGATAAGGTACGGAACGCCCGCGTGCGGAAGGCGCTGCAGGCCCACGCCGCGGACGCCGTGCTGGCGCGGGATCTCGTGGCGCTCAAGCTGGAGACCGAGGTGGGCGAGGTCCCCGATGACTACGCCCTGCGCGGGATCGACGTCGACCGACTGCGGACGATTCTCTCCGACCTGGAGTTTCATTCCATCCTGAACGAACTCGACCTCGGGAGCGTTGCTCCGACCGCTCCGCCGCCGGGGAAGGAGGCGGAGTACCGCGCGGTCCTCACCGAGGCGGAATTGGATGCCCTCGCACAAGAATTGGCCGGGGTGGATGAGTTCTCCCTCGACCTTGAGACGACGAGCCGCGATCCGATGCGGGCGCGGATCGTGGGGATCGCGATTTCCCCCCGTCCGTACGTCGGCTACTACATCCCGGTCGGGCACGATTATCTCGGCGCTCCGGCCCAGCTTTCGCTCGCGCACGTCCTCGACCGCCTCCGCCCGCTGATCGAGGGCGAAGCCCCCAGGATCATCGGCCAGAACCTGAAGTACGACATCATCGTCCTCCACCGCGCCGGGGTCTCCCCCCGCGGGGTGAGCTTCGACGCAATGATCGCGTCGCATCTCGCCCGGCCGGAGGAGCGCCACCACAACCTGGAGGAGATCGCGCGCCACTATCTGAACTACGAGATGCTCTCCTACAAGGAGCTCGCCGGGAAGGAGGGGAAGATCGAGCAGGTTCCGGTCGAGCAGGCGGTGTTCTACGCCGCCGAGGACGCGGAGATCGTCTACCGGGTGAAGCGGCCGCTGGAGGAAGCGATGGAGAAGGCCGGAGCGACCAAGCTCTTCCGCGAGGTGGAGGTCCCGCTCATATCCGTGCTCGCGCGAATGGAACAGAACGGGATCCTCGTCGATCGGGAGGTCCTCGCCGCCCAGGGGAGGGAGATCAGGGCGAAGCTCGCGATCATCGAGCGCGACCTGTACGAGATCGCCGGGGAGGAGTTCAACCCCAACTCCCCCAAGCAGGTGGCCGCGGTCCTGTTCGACCACCTCGGCCTCCCAGTGATCGAGAAGACGAAGACCGGCCCGTCCACGAGCGCCCGCGTCCTCGCCGAACTGGCGGCGCAACACCCCCTTCCGGGCAAACTGATCGAGTACCGCGAGCTGGAGAAGCTTCTCTCCACCTACATCGACCGCCTCCCCGCCGCGATCAACCCCGAGACCGGGCGGATCCACACCTCGTTCCATCAGACCTCGACCGCCACCGGAAGGCTGTCTTCGTCCGACCCCAACCTGCAGAACATCCCGACCCGGACCGAGATCGGGGAGCGGATCCGCCGCGCGTTCGTCGCCCCGGACGGGTCGCTCCTCATCGGGGCCGACTACTCCCAGATCGAGCTCCGCCTCCTCGCCCACTTCTCCGGCGATCCCGCCCTGATCGAGGCGTTCAAACAAGGGAAGGACCTGCACCGCATGACCGCAAGCCGGATCTTCGCTATTCCAGAGGATGCGGTGACCGAGAAGCTGCGCGACGCGGCCAAGCGGATCAACTTCGGGATCATCTACGGGATCAGCCCGTTCGGCCTGGCGCGCGAGCTCGGGATCTCCCGCGGGGAGGCAAAGGACTACATCGACCGATTCTTCGCCGCCTACCCACGGGCAAAGGAGTTCATCGACGAGCTGATCGCCCGTGCGACGGAACGCGGCTACGCCGAGACGATCCTCGGGCGCCGTCGTCCCCTTCCGCACCTGAAGTCGAACAACGTCCCCCGCCGCAACTTCGATAAGCGCAACGCGGTGAACACCCCGATCCAGGGGAGCGCCGCCGATCTGATCAAGCTCGCCATGCTCAAGCTCGACCGATTGATCGAGGCCGGGAAACTCAAAGCGAAGATGCTCCTCCAGATACACGATGAGCTCATCTTCGAGGCGCGGGAGGAGGACGTCCCGCAGGCGAGCGAGCTGATCAAGCAGGAGATGGAAGGGGTGATGGAGCTCCGCGTCCCGCTCACCTGCAAGGTGAAGTCGGGACACAACTGGGCGGAGATATAG
- a CDS encoding 1-deoxy-D-xylulose-5-phosphate reductoisomerase codes for MMRVVILGATGSIGTQTIDVISRLNRAGYEFELVGLGAGHNIELLATQIEAFRPQVVSVAEEEGKRRLAHRFPDLKVMAGADGLVGLARLDGVDLVVNALVGAIGLRPTLAALERGRTVALANKESLVIGGELVKAALAAHGGRIVPIDSEHSALLQALSAGRRDEVRRLIITASGGPFLRTPLPELDTVRPEDALRHPNWSMGARITIDSATMVNKAFEVIEAHYLFAIPYERIEPVIHPSSVVHSLVEYRDGSVIAQLAAPDMRIPIQYALVYPDRPDTGLPRLDLATVGTLAFEPLDPERYPAFEAVLSAARRGGTAPAVANAADEVLVHRFLAGEIPFTGIARGIAAALAAWQDDSPLSLEGIRAADAWARGFAQEFAI; via the coding sequence CTGATGCGCGTCGTCATCCTCGGGGCGACCGGCTCGATCGGCACGCAGACGATCGACGTGATCTCCCGCCTCAACCGCGCCGGGTACGAGTTTGAACTCGTCGGCCTCGGGGCGGGACACAACATCGAACTCCTCGCAACCCAGATCGAGGCCTTCCGTCCGCAAGTCGTCTCAGTGGCAGAGGAAGAGGGGAAGAGGAGGCTTGCCCACAGGTTCCCCGACTTAAAGGTCATGGCCGGCGCGGACGGGCTGGTCGGCCTCGCCCGCCTCGATGGGGTCGATCTCGTGGTGAACGCCCTCGTCGGGGCGATCGGCCTTCGCCCGACCCTGGCCGCGCTCGAGCGGGGGCGGACCGTCGCCTTGGCCAACAAGGAGAGCCTGGTGATCGGGGGCGAGCTGGTGAAAGCCGCCCTCGCCGCCCACGGCGGCAGGATCGTCCCGATTGACTCCGAGCACAGCGCCCTCCTGCAAGCCCTTTCTGCTGGGAGACGGGACGAGGTGCGGCGGTTGATCATCACCGCCTCGGGCGGGCCGTTCCTGCGCACGCCGCTCCCCGAACTTGATACGGTCCGGCCGGAGGACGCCCTGCGTCATCCCAACTGGAGCATGGGGGCACGGATCACGATCGACTCGGCGACGATGGTGAACAAGGCGTTCGAGGTGATCGAGGCGCATTATCTGTTCGCGATCCCCTACGAGCGGATCGAACCGGTGATCCACCCGAGCTCGGTGGTCCACTCCCTCGTCGAGTACCGCGACGGATCGGTGATCGCCCAGCTCGCGGCGCCGGACATGCGGATCCCGATCCAGTACGCCCTTGTCTATCCCGATCGACCGGACACCGGACTCCCCCGGCTCGACCTGGCCACTGTGGGGACCCTCGCGTTCGAACCGCTCGATCCTGAGCGCTACCCGGCCTTTGAAGCCGTGCTCTCCGCGGCGCGGCGCGGCGGAACCGCTCCCGCAGTGGCCAATGCTGCTGACGAGGTCTTGGTTCACCGGTTTCTCGCCGGGGAGATCCCGTTCACCGGGATCGCGCGCGGGATCGCGGCTGCGCTCGCCGCGTGGCAGGACGATTCCCCCCTCTCTCTGGAAGGGATCCGCGCCGCCGACGCCTGGGCGCGAGGGTTTGCGCAGGAGTTCGCGATCTGA
- the rplI gene encoding 50S ribosomal protein L9 has product MIPIAKVLLTTTIESLGHVGDVVEVADGYARNYLFPKRLAVEPTPHNIARYAKAKAAHQAELEAREEKAIRLRDALADKTLVFVRKAHDDDRLYGSVRAEDIVARIKEELGEEIEVSRVKLERPIETIGPHTVTINLYKDINVDLRVRVDKEDAEGA; this is encoded by the coding sequence GTGATTCCAATAGCTAAGGTACTTCTAACGACGACAATCGAATCGCTGGGGCACGTGGGCGACGTGGTGGAGGTCGCCGACGGGTACGCACGCAACTACCTGTTCCCAAAAAGGCTTGCGGTCGAGCCGACTCCGCACAATATCGCCCGCTACGCCAAGGCAAAGGCGGCCCATCAGGCCGAGCTCGAGGCGCGGGAAGAGAAGGCGATCCGGCTGCGGGATGCGCTTGCCGACAAGACGTTGGTCTTCGTGCGGAAGGCGCACGATGACGACCGGCTGTACGGCTCGGTCCGGGCCGAGGACATCGTCGCCCGCATCAAGGAGGAGCTGGGGGAGGAGATCGAGGTCTCCCGCGTGAAGCTCGAGCGCCCGATCGAGACGATCGGCCCGCACACGGTGACGATCAACCTGTACAAGGACATCAACGTCGATCTGCGCGTCCGCGTCGACAAGGAGGACGCGGAGGGGGCCTAG
- the ruvC gene encoding crossover junction endodeoxyribonuclease RuvC, translating into MSDGPIALGLDPGLATTGYGLVRLAPRGWEVVAGGTIETEAGLPRTERLVEIYREVRALIETYNPIGVAIEEIYLARNARTAMGTAETRGVILLAAHGTPVRGYTPLQVKKRITGYGKANKAQVQATVRQLLGLAELPKPDDMADGLALALCYLLDISGVRREEHAYL; encoded by the coding sequence ATGAGCGACGGACCGATCGCCCTTGGCCTCGATCCCGGGCTCGCCACCACCGGCTACGGGCTGGTCCGCCTCGCCCCGCGCGGGTGGGAGGTGGTCGCTGGGGGGACGATCGAGACCGAGGCCGGGCTCCCGCGCACCGAGCGGCTCGTCGAGATCTACCGCGAGGTGCGTGCTCTGATCGAGACCTACAACCCGATCGGGGTGGCGATCGAGGAGATCTACCTCGCCCGCAACGCGCGTACCGCAATGGGGACAGCGGAGACGCGGGGGGTGATCCTCCTCGCCGCCCACGGGACCCCGGTGCGCGGCTACACCCCGCTCCAGGTGAAGAAGCGGATCACCGGGTACGGGAAGGCGAACAAGGCCCAGGTGCAGGCAACGGTCCGCCAGCTCCTCGGGCTCGCCGAGCTCCCCAAGCCGGACGATATGGCCGACGGGCTCGCCCTCGCCCTGTGCTACCTCCTCGACATCTCCGGGGTAAGACGGGAGGAACATGCCTACCTATAA
- a CDS encoding YbjQ family protein, translating to MLLVTTETVEGRKIEETLGLVRGNTIRARNLGRDIMAGLRNVVGGEIKDYTVMLSQARDQALARMVKEAEKLGANAVVGVRFTTSQT from the coding sequence ATGCTGCTGGTGACGACTGAGACGGTGGAAGGGAGAAAGATCGAGGAGACGCTGGGCCTGGTGCGGGGGAACACGATCCGCGCCCGCAACCTCGGGCGGGATATCATGGCCGGGTTGCGGAACGTCGTTGGCGGGGAGATCAAGGACTACACCGTCATGCTCTCCCAGGCGCGCGACCAGGCGCTCGCGCGGATGGTTAAGGAGGCGGAGAAGCTGGGGGCGAACGCCGTCGTCGGGGTTAGGTTCACCACCTCGCAGAC
- a CDS encoding DUF177 domain-containing protein encodes MRLELADFLAHPGKHIPFTIDLDAARASERLAGGRFVEDIHVEGEAFVQLSTLYLQIRIHAVVEQPCSRCLTPVEEVLDLDEAFALPIAATDTSTDLLPQVIAFIRNALNPHPLCRPDCKGLCPVCGVNLNEHPDHVCTKADEGKMRLGDFLK; translated from the coding sequence ATGCGACTTGAACTTGCCGATTTTCTCGCCCACCCGGGGAAACACATCCCGTTCACCATCGACCTCGACGCCGCCCGTGCCTCGGAGCGGCTCGCCGGGGGACGGTTCGTGGAAGACATCCACGTGGAGGGGGAGGCGTTTGTCCAGCTCTCCACCCTGTACCTGCAGATCAGGATCCACGCCGTGGTCGAGCAGCCGTGCTCGCGCTGCCTCACTCCGGTGGAGGAGGTGCTCGACCTCGATGAGGCGTTCGCGCTTCCGATCGCCGCCACCGACACGAGCACCGACCTTCTCCCTCAGGTGATCGCGTTCATCCGGAACGCGCTCAATCCCCATCCGCTGTGCCGACCCGACTGCAAGGGGCTGTGTCCGGTGTGCGGGGTGAACCTGAACGAACATCCGGATCACGTCTGCACCAAAGCGGACGAGGGGAAGATGCGGTTGGGGGACTTCCTGAAATGA
- the murJ gene encoding murein biosynthesis integral membrane protein MurJ: MKRLARDVILLALATGISRVFGLFRDMTIADRFGAGAAYDAFLIAFFLPHFLRRLLAEGALSTAFIPAYTDALVTDRDADRLASNVLSLLLVLFPGVVAAGVLLAPYYLPFLATGFPPDKLRLSIHLAQVLFPFIALVGFAAVFMGILNAHHRFFPAAAAPVMFNLGMIGGALLAPRFSPPILGLAVGALVGGAGQLLFQVPALIRIGFRFRFTLLPLHPGVRQMGRLMAPAVLGLAVTQVNLLVDNKLASYLGTGAISSLQYAMRLFQLPLGMFAVSIATALLPRLSRAVARGDDHEFASQLRQGIEGGMFLLLPAMVGLYAVGHEVIALLFQHGSFTPGDTLRTTQILYFYIIGILPYGLVYAFTRAFYALGRTGIPLLASTGAVAANVAFDLLLVGPLGARGLALATAISGIVNAAILGTALARRIEFDWAALGKIVIGCGILYAGVIGVKAGMRTLPLGAETFGAILAGVAIYIGYARVTGLLRLVSRGQTE; this comes from the coding sequence ATGAAGCGCTTGGCGCGCGATGTCATCCTCCTCGCCTTGGCGACCGGGATCTCGCGCGTGTTCGGGCTGTTCCGCGACATGACGATCGCCGATCGGTTCGGAGCAGGGGCGGCGTACGACGCGTTTCTGATCGCGTTCTTCCTCCCCCACTTCCTCCGCCGGCTTCTCGCCGAGGGGGCGCTCTCCACCGCGTTCATCCCGGCCTACACCGACGCCCTTGTCACCGACCGGGATGCGGATCGGTTGGCAAGCAACGTCCTCTCCCTCCTCCTCGTCCTGTTCCCCGGGGTCGTCGCCGCCGGGGTCCTCCTCGCCCCGTACTACCTCCCGTTCCTCGCGACCGGGTTTCCCCCTGATAAGCTGCGCCTTTCGATCCACCTCGCACAGGTCCTGTTTCCGTTCATCGCCCTCGTCGGATTCGCCGCGGTATTCATGGGGATCTTAAACGCGCACCACCGCTTCTTTCCGGCCGCGGCCGCCCCGGTGATGTTCAACCTGGGGATGATCGGGGGAGCCCTCCTCGCGCCCCGGTTCTCCCCGCCGATACTGGGGTTGGCGGTCGGAGCCCTCGTCGGGGGAGCAGGCCAGCTCCTGTTTCAGGTCCCAGCGCTGATCCGGATTGGATTCCGGTTCCGGTTTACCCTGCTTCCGCTCCACCCCGGGGTGCGACAGATGGGGCGGCTGATGGCCCCGGCAGTGCTCGGCCTGGCCGTGACCCAGGTGAACCTGCTCGTCGATAACAAGCTCGCCTCCTACCTCGGGACCGGGGCGATATCCTCTCTCCAGTACGCGATGCGCCTGTTTCAGCTCCCCCTCGGGATGTTCGCGGTGAGCATCGCCACCGCCCTCCTCCCCCGGTTATCCCGTGCCGTCGCCCGCGGCGACGATCACGAATTCGCGTCCCAGCTCCGCCAGGGGATCGAGGGCGGAATGTTCCTCCTCCTTCCGGCGATGGTCGGCCTGTATGCGGTCGGGCACGAGGTGATCGCACTCCTGTTCCAGCACGGAAGCTTCACCCCCGGGGACACGCTCCGCACCACACAGATCCTCTACTTCTACATCATCGGGATCCTCCCCTACGGGCTCGTGTACGCGTTCACCCGGGCGTTCTACGCGTTGGGACGAACCGGGATCCCCCTCCTCGCCTCGACCGGGGCGGTGGCGGCGAACGTGGCGTTCGACCTGCTCCTCGTCGGCCCGCTCGGAGCGCGTGGCCTCGCCTTGGCGACTGCGATCTCCGGGATCGTCAACGCTGCAATCCTCGGGACGGCCCTTGCCCGGAGGATCGAGTTCGATTGGGCGGCATTGGGAAAGATCGTGATCGGATGCGGAATCCTCTACGCAGGAGTGATCGGGGTAAAGGCGGGAATGAGGACGCTCCCGCTGGGAGCGGAAACGTTCGGGGCGATACTCGCCGGGGTGGCGATCTACATCGGCTACGCTCGGGTCACGGGCCTGCTCAGGCTAGTCAGTCGAGGTCAGACGGAGTGA
- a CDS encoding metal-sulfur cluster assembly factor — MNITTEQVRSALTDVIDPELGLNVVDLGLIYNIGIEGNKISIDMTLTTPGCPLAGMLAGSVEQALRDAFPEADVEVSIVWDPPWSPEMISEEARSQLGF; from the coding sequence ATGAACATCACGACGGAACAGGTACGATCCGCCCTCACCGATGTGATCGATCCCGAGCTTGGATTGAACGTCGTCGATCTTGGCTTAATCTACAACATCGGGATTGAGGGGAACAAGATTTCCATCGACATGACACTCACCACCCCGGGCTGCCCCCTTGCGGGGATGCTCGCCGGGAGCGTGGAACAGGCCCTGCGCGATGCGTTCCCAGAGGCGGACGTGGAGGTGAGCATCGTGTGGGATCCACCGTGGAGCCCGGAGATGATCTCGGAGGAGGCTCGATCACAGCTCGGTTTCTAG
- the folP gene encoding dihydropteroate synthase, whose amino-acid sequence MGVLNVTPDSFFDGGQHMTTKAAVNHALEMIRDGADIVDVGGESSRPGAAPVPAEVELSRVVPVITGIRESSDVLISVDTTKSRVARAALAAGADIVNDISALRFDPEMGPLIAEAGAGVVLMHMQGTPRTMQENPTYSDPVEEIKEFFSARMEAAVRAGIPEERIILDPGIGFGKRLEHNLAILRGIGSFLELGAPVLIGLSRKSFLGELLGLPPAERLVGTVAANAVAVRNGADIIRVHDVKEGRQTADVARRLREDAT is encoded by the coding sequence ATGGGGGTCCTGAACGTCACTCCGGATTCGTTCTTCGATGGGGGACAGCACATGACCACAAAGGCCGCAGTCAACCACGCCCTGGAGATGATCCGCGACGGGGCGGACATCGTCGATGTCGGGGGTGAATCGAGCCGCCCGGGAGCCGCCCCGGTCCCGGCCGAGGTGGAGCTCTCCCGCGTTGTCCCCGTGATCACCGGGATCAGGGAGAGCTCCGACGTCCTGATCTCGGTCGACACCACGAAATCACGGGTTGCCCGTGCCGCGCTCGCCGCTGGTGCGGATATCGTCAACGACATCAGCGCCCTGCGGTTCGACCCGGAGATGGGACCGCTCATCGCCGAGGCCGGTGCCGGCGTCGTTTTGATGCACATGCAGGGAACCCCGCGCACGATGCAGGAAAACCCGACCTACTCCGACCCGGTGGAAGAGATCAAGGAGTTCTTCTCCGCCCGGATGGAGGCGGCGGTCCGGGCCGGGATCCCGGAAGAGCGGATCATCCTCGATCCCGGAATCGGATTCGGAAAGAGATTGGAACACAACCTCGCGATCCTGCGGGGGATCGGATCGTTTTTGGAACTGGGGGCTCCGGTCCTGATCGGTCTTTCGCGCAAGTCGTTCCTCGGTGAGCTCCTCGGCCTCCCGCCCGCGGAGCGGCTGGTCGGGACGGTCGCCGCAAACGCGGTCGCAGTCAGGAACGGAGCCGATATCATCCGTGTCCACGACGTAAAGGAGGGGAGGCAGACGGCGGACGTGGCCCGCCGCCTGCGCGAAGATGCGACTTGA
- a CDS encoding phosphodiester glycosidase family protein: MRGGAVLGGVAFLLFLVSLAVQGAVQLHLNGEGVALDHPPIARGEELLVPLREFGLLLGAETATGADELTIRSPAGEESFPRDAFPIEDGVYYIPLSRLAELVGAEVHAIGDDVYVETTPVRLDSLDWDSHHVTVRFSAFSPYRMTSAAGRFVVTFHHVELGIAPLDVSVTGGPVRRVSLAPGRLGTAVLTVETTPGSVPATKRFTAPGFYSVTLSFDHRARSESQAEISPWITYHEITTDLGAGPVEIRYLYIEDWASHFKLAPAIPETGVGTLADLADLARAGGATAAINANFYDTATNDPVGLLIVNGVILSSNYKRRAALGIDLFGRLTFFNPQVSIYLRTQAGKIAVDDVNRPITADGVVAFTPGYAGPMRTGIGGETFRVVKIKNDRVVSAYTAPYIAADPTAVVIVGTGTGRTRLAPIAVGDEASLEYTLDQGDPLITDAVSAGPLLISAGKDALNPQAEGFSPGSYLVSGRAARSVLAVDQLGGLILLVVTKGAASVGANFQDLLTILHGLSIPVRDAIAFDGGHSSSLVFKDRGTYREVGSGGKVAVGLLLIPRENK; this comes from the coding sequence ATGAGGGGCGGGGCGGTCCTCGGCGGAGTCGCATTCCTCCTCTTCCTCGTCTCCCTCGCCGTGCAGGGGGCGGTCCAGCTGCACCTGAACGGGGAGGGAGTGGCGCTGGATCATCCGCCGATCGCCCGCGGGGAGGAGCTCCTCGTCCCCCTGCGGGAGTTCGGACTGCTTCTCGGTGCGGAGACGGCGACGGGTGCAGATGAGCTGACGATCCGCTCTCCCGCCGGGGAGGAGTCGTTCCCGCGCGACGCGTTCCCGATCGAGGACGGGGTATACTACATCCCGCTTTCCCGCCTGGCCGAGCTCGTGGGGGCCGAGGTGCATGCGATCGGGGACGACGTGTACGTGGAGACCACCCCGGTCCGGCTCGACTCGCTCGATTGGGATTCGCACCACGTCACGGTGCGGTTCTCCGCGTTCTCCCCGTACCGAATGACCTCCGCGGCGGGGAGGTTCGTCGTCACTTTCCACCACGTCGAACTCGGGATCGCCCCCCTCGACGTGTCCGTGACCGGCGGGCCGGTCCGGCGGGTATCCCTCGCTCCCGGGAGGCTCGGGACGGCCGTCCTCACGGTGGAGACGACCCCGGGATCGGTCCCAGCGACGAAGCGGTTCACCGCGCCCGGGTTCTACTCGGTTACCCTGTCGTTCGACCACCGGGCGCGGAGCGAGTCCCAAGCGGAGATCTCGCCTTGGATCACCTATCACGAGATCACGACCGACCTCGGGGCAGGGCCGGTCGAGATCAGGTACCTGTACATCGAGGATTGGGCCTCCCACTTTAAACTCGCCCCGGCGATTCCGGAAACCGGGGTGGGGACCCTCGCCGACCTCGCCGATCTCGCTCGGGCGGGTGGGGCGACAGCGGCGATCAACGCCAATTTCTACGACACGGCGACGAACGACCCGGTCGGGCTGCTGATCGTGAACGGGGTGATCCTCAGCTCGAACTACAAGCGCCGCGCCGCCCTGGGGATCGATCTGTTCGGTCGACTCACATTCTTCAACCCGCAGGTGAGCATCTACCTCCGCACCCAAGCAGGGAAGATCGCGGTCGACGACGTCAACCGCCCGATCACGGCCGACGGGGTGGTCGCGTTCACCCCTGGCTACGCCGGGCCGATGCGCACCGGGATCGGAGGGGAGACGTTCCGGGTAGTGAAGATCAAAAACGACCGGGTCGTGTCGGCGTACACCGCCCCGTACATCGCGGCCGATCCGACTGCGGTGGTCATCGTCGGGACCGGGACCGGGAGGACGCGGCTCGCCCCCATCGCGGTCGGGGACGAGGCAAGCCTGGAGTACACCCTCGATCAGGGCGACCCCCTCATCACCGACGCGGTGAGTGCCGGCCCGCTCCTGATCTCCGCCGGGAAGGATGCCCTCAACCCACAAGCGGAGGGGTTCTCGCCCGGCTCCTATCTTGTCAGCGGGCGCGCCGCCCGCAGCGTTCTCGCAGTCGATCAGCTCGGGGGACTGATCCTCCTCGTGGTTACAAAGGGGGCTGCGAGCGTGGGAGCGAACTTCCAGGACCTGCTCACGATCCTGCATGGGCTCTCGATCCCGGTGCGGGATGCGATCGCATTCGACGGCGGGCATTCGAGCTCGCTCGTGTTCAAGGATAGAGGTACCTATCGTGAGGTCGGAAGCGGGGGGAAGGTGGCGGTGGGGCTCCTCCTCATCCCGCGTGAGAACAAGTAA